Proteins from one Geomonas agri genomic window:
- the rpoH gene encoding RNA polymerase sigma factor RpoH has translation MTHAMPVPIDSLTLYLAEINRFPLLSADEEMDLACRFRDEGDLEAAHKLITSNLRFVVKIAGEYRSYGMKMLDLIQEGNVGLMMAVRKFDPAKGVRLISYAVWWIRAYIQNHIISAWSLLKIGTTQAQRKLFFKLNQAKQAIINMTGEGDLHAAAISLDVKDTEAQEMEQRLRGELSLDVEMFEGEGGTFLESLPDLRQNQEEMLAERQETTILEQTVASALEQLNEKERFVIEHRVSADQPLTLQEIADHFSISRERVRQIEEGALKKMKRFLTPLVLEQAA, from the coding sequence ACCTATAGACAGCCTTACCCTGTACCTCGCGGAGATCAACCGTTTCCCGCTTTTGTCGGCGGATGAGGAGATGGATCTGGCTTGCAGGTTCCGCGACGAGGGGGACCTGGAGGCGGCTCACAAGCTGATTACCTCGAACCTCAGGTTTGTCGTGAAGATTGCCGGGGAGTACCGTTCCTACGGGATGAAGATGCTGGACCTGATCCAGGAGGGGAACGTGGGACTGATGATGGCGGTCAGGAAGTTCGACCCCGCCAAGGGCGTCCGTCTCATCTCTTACGCCGTGTGGTGGATCAGGGCGTACATCCAAAACCACATCATCTCGGCTTGGAGCCTGTTGAAGATTGGCACCACCCAGGCGCAGAGAAAGCTGTTCTTCAAGCTGAACCAGGCCAAACAGGCCATCATCAACATGACCGGCGAAGGCGACCTGCACGCGGCGGCCATCTCGCTGGACGTTAAGGACACCGAGGCGCAGGAGATGGAACAGCGCCTGAGGGGCGAGCTGTCGCTGGACGTGGAGATGTTCGAAGGGGAGGGGGGGACCTTCCTGGAAAGCCTGCCCGACCTGCGCCAGAACCAGGAGGAAATGCTGGCCGAGCGCCAGGAGACCACCATCCTGGAGCAGACGGTAGCAAGCGCGCTCGAACAACTGAACGAGAAAGAGCGTTTCGTCATCGAGCACCGCGTCTCAGCGGACCAGCCGCTTACCCTGCAGGAGATCGCCGACCATTTCTCCATCTCCCGTGAGCGGGTACGCCAGATCGAGGAAGGGGCTCTCAAGAAGATGAAGCGTTTCCTGACCCCGCTGGTCTTGGAGCAAGCGGCTTAG
- the plsY gene encoding glycerol-3-phosphate 1-O-acyltransferase PlsY has translation MNTEILLVIGAYLLGSVPTGLLLARSMGINIRECGSGNIGATNVYRTAGKKLGVMTLIGDCLKGLIPVLIAQAMGLLPMWVAAIGLAAFLGHVYTVFLGFKGGKGVATALGVLLGTAPLAVLFGILVFAAVLYKWRYVSLASISAAACIPVLAWATCTPRETMIMAVVIAAIVILKHHENIARLRAGTENKFKA, from the coding sequence TTGAACACCGAAATTCTGCTCGTAATCGGGGCGTACCTGCTCGGCTCGGTACCGACCGGCCTGCTCCTGGCCCGGAGTATGGGCATCAATATCAGGGAATGTGGCAGCGGCAACATCGGCGCCACCAACGTCTACCGCACCGCCGGCAAGAAGCTCGGCGTCATGACCCTGATCGGGGACTGCCTCAAGGGGCTGATCCCGGTCCTGATCGCGCAGGCCATGGGGCTGCTCCCCATGTGGGTGGCTGCTATCGGCCTGGCCGCTTTCCTTGGCCACGTCTATACCGTCTTTCTCGGCTTCAAAGGCGGCAAAGGGGTTGCCACCGCGCTAGGCGTGCTGCTGGGTACCGCGCCGCTGGCCGTGCTGTTCGGCATCCTCGTTTTCGCCGCCGTCCTCTACAAGTGGCGCTACGTCTCCCTGGCCTCCATCAGCGCCGCCGCCTGCATCCCCGTACTTGCCTGGGCCACCTGCACCCCTCGCGAAACCATGATCATGGCGGTGGTGATTGCAGCGATCGTGATCCTCAAGCACCACGAGAACATCGCCAGACTCCGGGCCGGCACCGAAAACAAGTTCAAGGCCTGA
- a CDS encoding MauE/DoxX family redox-associated membrane protein — MKGVSSSMISLALRIALGAIFIYAALPKIADPVAFAGSVAAYRILPYFWSYLTAAVLPFLELTCGVLLILGVRVRSGALIIGALNVVFMAALAAAMIRGLDIDCGCFRQDGPKTAPWVALVRDAFFLAMTAAVLRYERLRIR, encoded by the coding sequence ATGAAAGGTGTGTCTTCGTCGATGATCTCCCTGGCGCTCCGCATCGCCCTCGGCGCCATCTTCATCTATGCCGCCCTCCCGAAGATCGCCGACCCGGTGGCCTTCGCCGGCAGCGTTGCGGCCTACCGGATTCTCCCCTACTTCTGGAGCTACCTCACCGCCGCTGTACTTCCCTTTCTGGAGCTTACCTGCGGGGTGCTGCTCATCCTGGGAGTGCGGGTCAGAAGCGGCGCCTTGATCATCGGCGCGCTCAATGTCGTCTTCATGGCCGCACTCGCCGCCGCCATGATCCGGGGACTCGACATCGATTGCGGCTGTTTCCGCCAGGATGGCCCCAAGACCGCCCCCTGGGTTGCGCTCGTGCGCGACGCCTTTTTCCTCGCCATGACCGCGGCAGTGCTGCGCTACGAGCGGCTGCGCATCCGGTAG
- a CDS encoding rhodanese-like domain-containing protein, whose translation MTHKSWLTTFLEMAVIVFISALLGIAWNRTLLADAWRGAPAGQAAPVSQQVAQGAQQAEALPMPIALAQVKELHDSGQAVLVDARSATSFAKEHIAGARSLPLEEASRQATPQLKGVAKDSVIIAYCNGFSCHDSMELGKLLIKAGYGSVYVFEGGLPEWRDGGYPTSGGKQ comes from the coding sequence ATGACACACAAAAGCTGGCTCACAACCTTCCTGGAGATGGCGGTCATCGTATTCATCTCGGCGCTGCTCGGCATCGCCTGGAACAGGACTCTCCTTGCCGATGCCTGGCGCGGCGCCCCCGCAGGACAGGCGGCGCCGGTTTCCCAGCAGGTGGCTCAGGGGGCCCAGCAGGCGGAGGCGCTTCCCATGCCGATCGCCTTGGCGCAGGTGAAGGAACTGCACGACTCGGGGCAGGCGGTGTTGGTGGACGCCAGGAGCGCCACGAGCTTCGCCAAGGAGCACATCGCTGGAGCGCGTTCCCTGCCGCTTGAGGAAGCGAGCCGCCAGGCGACGCCACAGTTGAAAGGGGTCGCTAAGGACTCCGTCATCATCGCCTACTGCAACGGTTTTTCCTGCCACGACAGCATGGAGTTGGGCAAGCTCCTGATCAAGGCCGGCTACGGCTCGGTCTATGTCTTCGAGGGAGGGCTCCCCGAGTGGCGCGACGGCGGCTATCCAACCTCGGGAGGAAAGCAATGA
- a CDS encoding UPF0158 family protein — translation MHALRNLEIVWEDLMEAFENGDPDLVYFLDRETGEVFSVPAEYEDENFWEEVASQEERFLEIPPFDYGQERQLVHAFIQRLTNEGLKDMLTRAFSGKQSHGRLHEILAFYPEEQERFHAIREAFLTDRAAHWLEEHDIYPPERF, via the coding sequence ATGCACGCACTGCGCAACCTGGAGATCGTCTGGGAGGACCTGATGGAGGCCTTCGAGAACGGCGATCCGGATTTAGTTTACTTTTTGGACCGCGAGACCGGCGAGGTATTCTCCGTCCCCGCCGAGTACGAGGACGAGAATTTTTGGGAGGAGGTGGCCTCCCAGGAGGAGCGCTTCCTCGAGATCCCCCCCTTCGACTACGGGCAGGAGCGCCAACTGGTGCACGCCTTCATCCAGCGGCTCACCAACGAAGGGCTCAAGGATATGCTGACGCGGGCCTTCAGCGGCAAACAGTCCCACGGCAGGCTGCACGAGATCCTCGCCTTCTACCCCGAGGAGCAGGAGCGTTTTCACGCGATCCGCGAAGCCTTCCTCACCGACCGCGCCGCCCACTGGCTGGAGGAGCACGACATCTACCCCCCCGAACGGTTCTAG
- a CDS encoding UDP-2,3-diacylglucosamine diphosphatase, which produces MRKIFIADAHLRNPQDRNYRALVRFLDTLPADTDTLYLLGDIFEFWIGNPRPVYGHYGEIVDCLKRVRARGVRIVYFEGNHDFHLGGFFRNELQAEVYAGGAELEIDGKKVCLCHGDQVNRADHRYRAWRFLLRSPLVKALVPVFPRRLADRIAVRLSLRSSRQHVSRKSRWDYRSILSRFARERFVAGCDLIVTGHFHLPMEVREGERVFIALGDWITDYSYAQWTEQGITLERFD; this is translated from the coding sequence ATGCGCAAGATTTTCATCGCCGACGCCCACCTGAGGAACCCGCAGGACCGGAACTACCGGGCCCTGGTCCGTTTTCTGGACACGCTTCCCGCCGACACCGACACCCTCTACCTTCTGGGGGACATCTTCGAGTTCTGGATTGGCAACCCGCGGCCCGTGTACGGTCACTACGGCGAGATCGTGGACTGTCTGAAGCGGGTGAGGGCGCGCGGGGTGCGCATCGTCTACTTCGAGGGGAACCACGACTTCCACCTGGGGGGCTTCTTCAGAAACGAGCTGCAGGCCGAGGTTTACGCCGGCGGCGCCGAACTGGAGATTGACGGCAAGAAGGTCTGCCTGTGCCACGGTGACCAGGTCAACCGCGCCGATCACCGCTACCGGGCCTGGCGCTTCCTGCTGCGCAGTCCCCTGGTCAAGGCGCTGGTACCGGTGTTCCCGCGCCGGCTGGCCGACCGGATCGCGGTCAGGTTGTCGCTGCGCTCCAGCCGCCAGCACGTCTCGCGCAAGAGCCGCTGGGATTACCGGAGCATCCTGTCACGCTTCGCTCGAGAGCGCTTCGTGGCCGGGTGCGACCTGATCGTCACCGGACACTTCCATCTCCCGATGGAAGTACGGGAAGGGGAGCGGGTCTTCATTGCCCTCGGCGACTGGATCACCGACTACTCCTACGCCCAGTGGACCGAACAGGGGATCACCCTGGAGCGCTTCGACTAG
- a CDS encoding CxxCxxCC domain-containing protein, producing MDCSGCGTCCVAPDISALGKKVGEPCRHLSGEQRCLIYEERPAVCRGYRPDEICARIAAPTLPERVDNYLGLFGLRPD from the coding sequence ATGGATTGTTCAGGATGCGGGACGTGCTGCGTCGCGCCGGACATCAGCGCCTTGGGAAAGAAGGTGGGAGAGCCGTGCCGCCACCTCTCCGGTGAGCAGCGCTGCCTGATCTACGAAGAGCGCCCGGCCGTGTGCCGCGGCTACCGTCCGGACGAGATCTGCGCGCGCATCGCGGCACCGACGTTACCGGAACGGGTGGATAACTACCTCGGGCTGTTCGGGTTGCGCCCCGACTAG
- a CDS encoding penicillin-binding transpeptidase domain-containing protein: MQDLKDIDKVKKRSRRLRKAKADDGRNVFLRQIEETKPQKKRLRVILPAIALLLASYPLISLLGSPRAKTAPATEVQAAVSLSKLDQGSAFKLAADAYSNAKVQGGKLTAPLPQGGQVTYGIDEEVQRKIEKLFTDYKVPYGLFVALEPKTGRILAAVSHSASQPGWEKGANYHLYPMASLFKIVTATAALEEKKVGPDTMFAFNGKLTSESPKYWRVRPGRGNQQMPLSLAMGKSVNPVYGRLAGEVVGRDPLLLYAGRYGFNQPIVPGSPILASTAPVPGTVDELMRMGAGLNREVKISPFHAAAIMATVANGGVMMAPSLASEIRDAKGNVVFSLKPQVLRTVMTPQTASNLAHMLATTVESGTSRRAFHDRRGRRMLASVRIAAKTGSIDGSDPAGHYSWFAAYAPMEDPQIALAALVINENKWRIKATSVGEQALEAFFR, encoded by the coding sequence ATGCAAGATTTAAAAGACATCGACAAAGTAAAAAAACGCAGCAGACGACTCCGCAAGGCAAAGGCCGATGACGGGCGCAACGTATTCCTTCGGCAGATCGAGGAGACCAAGCCCCAGAAGAAGCGGCTCAGGGTCATCCTGCCCGCCATCGCGCTCTTACTTGCCTCCTACCCACTGATCTCCCTCCTGGGGTCTCCCCGCGCCAAAACGGCGCCGGCAACCGAAGTACAGGCCGCCGTCTCCCTCTCCAAACTGGACCAGGGCAGCGCCTTCAAGCTCGCCGCCGACGCCTACTCGAACGCCAAGGTGCAGGGCGGCAAGTTAACCGCCCCCCTGCCGCAGGGCGGCCAGGTGACCTACGGTATCGATGAAGAGGTGCAGAGGAAGATCGAGAAACTCTTCACCGACTACAAGGTCCCCTACGGCCTCTTCGTCGCCCTCGAGCCCAAGACCGGTCGTATCCTCGCCGCCGTCTCGCATTCCGCCTCCCAGCCGGGCTGGGAAAAGGGCGCCAACTACCACCTCTACCCCATGGCGTCGCTGTTCAAGATAGTCACCGCCACGGCGGCACTGGAAGAGAAAAAGGTGGGGCCGGACACCATGTTCGCTTTTAACGGCAAGCTCACCTCGGAGAGCCCGAAGTACTGGCGCGTGCGCCCCGGCCGCGGCAACCAGCAGATGCCGCTGTCGCTTGCCATGGGCAAATCGGTCAACCCGGTGTACGGCCGGCTCGCCGGCGAGGTGGTCGGGCGCGATCCGCTGCTGTTATACGCGGGGAGGTACGGCTTCAACCAGCCCATCGTCCCCGGTTCGCCGATCCTTGCCAGCACGGCCCCCGTCCCGGGTACCGTCGACGAGCTGATGCGCATGGGCGCCGGCTTGAACCGCGAGGTGAAAATCTCTCCCTTCCACGCCGCCGCCATCATGGCCACGGTGGCCAACGGCGGGGTGATGATGGCCCCGTCGCTTGCCAGCGAGATCAGGGACGCCAAGGGGAACGTGGTGTTCTCCCTGAAGCCCCAGGTGCTGCGCACGGTGATGACACCGCAGACCGCCAGCAACCTGGCGCACATGCTCGCCACCACAGTGGAGAGCGGCACCTCGCGGCGCGCCTTCCACGATCGCCGCGGGAGACGGATGCTCGCCTCGGTACGCATCGCGGCCAAGACCGGCTCCATCGATGGCTCCGACCCCGCCGGGCACTACAGCTGGTTCGCGGCCTACGCGCCGATGGAGGATCCGCAGATCGCCCTGGCAGCGCTGGTCATCAACGAGAACAAGTGGCGCATCAAGGCGACCTCGGTGGGCGAACAGGCGTTAGAGGCCTTTTTCAGGTAA
- a CDS encoding YhjD/YihY/BrkB family envelope integrity protein, translating into MNDSNGSKKFSAGLIWQYDPAAVGGWKGKGLSLLQFASFAFSNFMANNALLRATALSFTTLLSLVPLLALAFSVLKGLGAQNRLVPLILKQVTAGNEEVVDRVISYIGNTNMSSVGAIGLAALLFTAISMLGSIEDAFNVIWGVPETRTFYRKFSDYLSVLVSAPLLLLAATSITTTLSSKWLTTWIMEWTYLGDLFLFTLGLTPYLVVWIAIFLLYVFMPNTRVRFDSALIGAVLSGTLWQFAQWGYIHFQVGAGNYNAIYGTLAALPILMVWIYVSWIIVLFGMEVVAAHQSRGTFRRDIRGRDISHELQELVALAALRHIADAFYRGEPAWGENHLAAKLGVPLRIVRNTLEHLRDQGFVVMAGEGRGNYYPARDLDQVSIADVLLSLRRRGASAAISGEELAEGLLAQSEQAVTVALGGVTLKDLAFPEMRPPGVDKGDTVDI; encoded by the coding sequence ATGAACGACAGTAACGGCAGCAAGAAATTCTCCGCCGGCCTCATCTGGCAGTACGACCCGGCGGCCGTCGGCGGTTGGAAGGGGAAGGGGCTCAGTCTTTTGCAGTTCGCCAGCTTCGCCTTCTCCAACTTCATGGCCAACAACGCCCTGTTGCGCGCCACGGCCCTCTCCTTCACCACGCTGTTGTCCCTGGTGCCGCTACTCGCCCTCGCCTTCTCGGTGCTCAAGGGGCTGGGCGCGCAAAACCGGCTGGTGCCCCTGATCCTGAAGCAGGTTACCGCCGGGAACGAGGAGGTTGTGGACCGGGTCATCTCCTACATCGGCAACACCAACATGAGTTCGGTGGGCGCCATCGGCCTTGCGGCGCTCTTGTTCACCGCCATCAGCATGCTCGGCAGCATCGAGGACGCCTTCAACGTGATCTGGGGCGTACCGGAGACACGCACCTTCTACCGCAAGTTCAGCGACTACCTGAGCGTGCTGGTCAGCGCGCCGCTGCTCCTTTTGGCCGCAACTAGTATCACCACCACCCTCTCCAGTAAATGGCTCACCACCTGGATCATGGAGTGGACCTACCTGGGGGACCTGTTCCTGTTCACCCTGGGACTCACCCCCTACCTCGTGGTCTGGATCGCCATCTTCCTGCTCTACGTTTTCATGCCCAACACGCGCGTGCGCTTTGACTCGGCGCTGATCGGCGCGGTCCTCTCCGGCACGCTCTGGCAGTTCGCCCAGTGGGGCTATATCCACTTCCAGGTAGGTGCCGGCAACTACAACGCCATCTACGGCACGCTGGCGGCGCTCCCCATCCTGATGGTCTGGATCTACGTGAGCTGGATCATCGTACTGTTCGGCATGGAGGTAGTCGCGGCACACCAGAGCCGGGGCACCTTCCGGCGCGACATCCGGGGCCGGGACATCAGCCACGAACTGCAGGAACTGGTGGCGCTGGCAGCACTGCGGCACATAGCGGACGCCTTCTATCGCGGCGAGCCCGCGTGGGGCGAAAACCACCTGGCGGCAAAACTCGGCGTCCCCCTGCGCATCGTGCGCAACACGCTGGAACATTTGCGCGACCAAGGCTTCGTCGTCATGGCCGGCGAGGGGCGCGGCAATTACTACCCGGCACGCGACCTGGACCAGGTTTCGATCGCGGACGTGCTGCTCTCGCTGAGAAGGCGCGGCGCCTCAGCCGCCATCTCCGGTGAGGAGCTGGCCGAGGGGCTTTTGGCCCAGTCGGAACAGGCGGTCACGGTCGCCCTGGGAGGGGTCACCCTGAAGGATCTTGCCTTCCCCGAAATGCGCCCCCCCGGCGTTGACAAAGGGGACACAGTTGACATATAG
- a CDS encoding YtxH domain-containing protein produces MSKDKDIGTGTMLLSFLAGAAVGIGAALLLAPNTGEELRGKIKDLADDAVDKIKEYASEAQDKIRSSYEDGKDLVLEKKNIISSAIEAGKEAMEREREKKTQV; encoded by the coding sequence ATGTCAAAAGATAAAGATATCGGGACCGGTACCATGCTGCTTTCCTTCCTGGCCGGTGCTGCCGTCGGGATAGGGGCAGCCCTGCTGCTCGCGCCGAACACCGGTGAAGAGCTGCGCGGCAAGATCAAGGATCTCGCCGACGACGCGGTGGACAAGATCAAGGAATACGCCAGCGAGGCGCAGGACAAGATCAGGTCCAGCTACGAGGATGGCAAGGACCTGGTGCTGGAGAAGAAGAACATCATCTCCTCGGCCATAGAGGCCGGCAAGGAGGCGATGGAGCGGGAACGGGAGAAGAAAACCCAGGTCTAA
- a CDS encoding DUF948 domain-containing protein, with the protein MLFLQITSAVTALSLVILALCLIPVLTELKKAALALQGAADLLQKEVTPLVKELRDTVSDVQVVTGAAAANADGVNMLLSELGHAGHNIRMINKVLGIATEIVANAPVWITGAKVAGKYIADRIIKSKIRG; encoded by the coding sequence ATGCTTTTTCTACAGATAACCTCGGCAGTGACGGCGCTTTCTCTCGTGATACTGGCGCTGTGTCTTATCCCGGTCCTCACTGAACTAAAGAAGGCGGCACTGGCCCTGCAAGGCGCTGCCGACCTGCTGCAAAAGGAAGTGACGCCCCTGGTCAAGGAACTGCGTGACACGGTGTCCGACGTGCAGGTAGTAACCGGCGCCGCGGCCGCCAATGCCGACGGCGTGAACATGCTTTTGAGCGAGCTCGGTCACGCCGGACACAACATTCGCATGATCAACAAGGTATTAGGCATCGCCACTGAGATTGTGGCCAACGCTCCGGTCTGGATTACGGGGGCCAAGGTTGCGGGCAAGTATATTGCTGATAGAATAATCAAATCCAAAATTAGGGGGTGA
- a CDS encoding cytochrome C, which produces MRVAKLFNLVSALALFAFVGTAAAAGPAQPTAVLTSADCVKCHEQPPKDIAAAGGKHKTEVTCQDCHVGHPPKVKKPIPQCSQCHEGKPHYKLQGCLGCHSNPHTPKVIKFGNNVTDPCLTCHTGQIEQLRAFKSKHTALNCSFCHNVHGRIPDCTQCHKPHANDMTAKDCKVCHQAHKPADVTYKSDTPSKMCAACHSKAFKLLTSSTAKHSKLACVYCHQAKHKMVPQCTQCHVKPHPAAIMAKFPKCGECHSIAHDLNRWGDAAAPAPAAAPAKPAAPAKPAAPAKPAAKPVKK; this is translated from the coding sequence ATGAGAGTAGCAAAACTTTTCAACCTTGTATCGGCCCTGGCGCTGTTCGCATTCGTGGGAACCGCTGCCGCTGCCGGTCCTGCACAACCTACGGCGGTGCTGACCAGCGCGGACTGCGTGAAGTGCCATGAGCAGCCGCCCAAGGACATCGCAGCGGCCGGCGGCAAGCACAAGACCGAGGTGACCTGCCAGGACTGTCACGTCGGGCACCCGCCCAAGGTTAAGAAGCCGATCCCGCAGTGCAGCCAGTGCCACGAAGGCAAGCCGCACTACAAGCTCCAGGGCTGCCTCGGCTGCCACTCCAACCCCCATACTCCGAAGGTCATCAAGTTCGGCAACAACGTCACCGATCCGTGCCTGACCTGCCACACCGGCCAGATCGAGCAGCTGCGCGCCTTCAAGAGCAAGCACACCGCCCTCAACTGCTCCTTCTGCCACAACGTCCACGGCCGCATTCCGGACTGCACCCAGTGCCATAAGCCGCACGCCAACGACATGACCGCCAAAGATTGCAAGGTCTGCCACCAGGCCCACAAGCCGGCTGACGTGACCTACAAGTCCGACACCCCGTCGAAGATGTGCGCCGCCTGCCACAGCAAGGCGTTCAAGCTGCTGACCTCCAGCACCGCTAAACACAGCAAGCTTGCCTGCGTCTACTGCCACCAGGCCAAGCACAAGATGGTGCCGCAGTGCACCCAGTGCCACGTCAAGCCGCACCCTGCCGCCATTATGGCGAAGTTCCCGAAATGCGGCGAGTGCCACAGCATCGCCCACGACCTGAACCGTTGGGGTGACGCAGCCGCTCCGGCCCCGGCAGCAGCCCCGGCCAAGCCGGCTGCTCCGGCCAAACCGGCCGCTCCGGCCAAACCGGCCGCCAAGCCGGTAAAGAAGTAA
- a CDS encoding ABC transporter substrate-binding protein, whose product MKKLWTLFAAVALVGIMAHAALAAGDTLAEVKKKGVLVAGVKDSLPPFGYVDEKTREIVGYDIDFCKYIAKKLGVKLELKPVTSASRMPQLMEGNIDIIAATMTKNPERAKQIDFSHTYFLTGQKFITKKGAVKSLKDLEGKKIGTAKGSTSEQNVAKAIPTATVLSFDDYPQAFLALQQGKVAAVTTDESILAGILGKAPNKNKFEIPNLQISEEPYGLGMRKDDKNFVAFVNKTLLEMEKNGEAKKIFEKWFGPKTATPLRRTFKITADK is encoded by the coding sequence ATGAAGAAACTGTGGACGCTGTTTGCTGCTGTCGCCCTGGTAGGCATCATGGCTCACGCCGCCCTTGCGGCCGGGGACACCCTGGCCGAGGTCAAGAAGAAAGGGGTCCTCGTGGCCGGCGTGAAGGATTCGCTGCCGCCGTTTGGCTACGTCGACGAGAAGACCCGCGAGATCGTGGGCTACGACATCGACTTCTGCAAGTACATTGCGAAGAAACTGGGCGTGAAACTGGAACTCAAACCGGTCACCTCGGCCTCCCGCATGCCGCAGCTCATGGAAGGCAACATCGACATCATCGCCGCCACCATGACCAAGAACCCGGAGCGCGCCAAGCAGATCGACTTCAGCCACACCTACTTCCTGACCGGCCAGAAGTTCATCACCAAGAAGGGCGCCGTGAAGAGTCTCAAGGACTTGGAAGGGAAGAAGATCGGCACCGCCAAAGGCTCCACCTCGGAGCAGAACGTGGCCAAGGCGATCCCCACTGCCACCGTCCTCTCCTTCGACGACTACCCGCAGGCGTTCCTCGCGCTGCAGCAGGGTAAGGTGGCGGCTGTCACCACCGACGAGTCCATTCTCGCCGGCATCCTGGGCAAGGCTCCCAACAAGAACAAGTTCGAGATCCCCAACCTGCAGATCTCCGAGGAGCCCTACGGCCTGGGGATGAGGAAGGACGACAAGAACTTCGTCGCCTTCGTGAACAAGACCCTGCTCGAGATGGAGAAAAACGGCGAAGCCAAGAAGATCTTCGAGAAGTGGTTCGGCCCCAAGACCGCAACCCCGCTCAGGCGCACCTTTAAGATCACCGCTGACAAGTAG
- a CDS encoding amino acid ABC transporter ATP-binding protein, with protein MIEFRDVHKWFKQLHVLNNINLHVKPGEVMVVCGPSGSGKSTLIRTVNQLEPIDKGTLIVDGKDLSDKKLDINKLRAEVGFVFQQFNLYPHLSVLANITLAPIKIRKTPKAEAQDQAMALLERVGLAEKRDAYPAQLSGGQQQRVAIARALAMKPRIMLFDEPTSALDPEMIGEVLDVMQKLALSGMTMVVVTHEMGFAREVSHRVVFMDQGTILEQAAPEQFFKNPQHERAQQFLKQLLSPMH; from the coding sequence ATGATCGAATTCCGAGACGTCCACAAGTGGTTCAAGCAGCTGCACGTGCTGAACAACATCAACCTTCACGTCAAGCCGGGCGAGGTCATGGTAGTCTGCGGTCCTTCCGGCAGCGGCAAGTCCACCCTGATCCGCACCGTCAACCAGCTCGAGCCCATCGACAAAGGCACCCTGATCGTCGACGGCAAGGACTTGAGCGACAAGAAGCTCGACATCAACAAGCTGCGCGCCGAGGTTGGCTTCGTGTTCCAGCAGTTCAACCTCTACCCTCACCTCTCCGTGCTCGCCAACATCACCCTGGCCCCCATCAAGATCCGCAAGACCCCCAAGGCAGAGGCCCAGGATCAGGCCATGGCGCTCTTGGAGCGGGTCGGTCTCGCCGAGAAGCGGGATGCCTACCCGGCCCAGCTTTCCGGCGGTCAGCAGCAGCGCGTCGCCATCGCGCGCGCCCTGGCCATGAAGCCGCGCATCATGCTCTTCGACGAGCCCACCTCCGCCCTCGATCCCGAGATGATCGGCGAGGTGCTCGACGTTATGCAGAAGCTCGCCCTAAGCGGGATGACCATGGTCGTGGTCACTCATGAGATGGGGTTCGCACGCGAGGTTTCCCACCGCGTGGTCTTCATGGACCAGGGGACCATACTGGAGCAGGCCGCTCCTGAGCAGTTTTTCAAGAATCCGCAACATGAACGGGCGCAGCAGTTCCTGAAACAGCTGCTCTCTCCTATGCACTAG